Proteins encoded by one window of Fibrobacter sp.:
- a CDS encoding tetratricopeptide repeat protein gives MRRNVRGRVAACCSRSLVSRCSLLVAFVFIACSFAAQSAYDLMERANVLYRDGKFKQAITLYRKAESRGADPVATSFNIANSYYQSGMFPEAAATYRKAVDYSAGKFSPALFNMASVYFRLRQYPECVAAYHRALKLEPENVSGWLYLGEAYSKTGDGVGALRAIEKAYQLDKEDISIVYQLSEANIALNDFERAVAVVREGYAAHPDEVDFLVYLGDVYRLNKQFEESAAAYREALGVRPDDTATMYKLADVLAEDNKPFIAMDVLNNLVQIKPDFSDAAIFLGNLAYDAKFYDRAEAAYELAAKQGNAESVFGFKNMAYDAHAEKRDDEALRLLKVAQKYFPDDITVQADILEFEKN, from the coding sequence TTGCGGCGGAACGTCCGCGGGCGTGTTGCAGCCTGTTGTTCCCGTAGTCTCGTTTCCCGCTGTTCCCTGCTAGTCGCTTTTGTATTCATAGCATGCTCTTTTGCGGCGCAGTCCGCGTACGACCTGATGGAACGCGCGAACGTCCTCTACCGCGACGGCAAATTCAAGCAGGCCATCACGCTTTACCGCAAGGCGGAATCCCGCGGGGCGGACCCCGTCGCCACCAGTTTCAACATCGCGAACAGCTATTACCAGAGCGGCATGTTCCCCGAGGCGGCCGCCACGTACCGCAAGGCGGTCGACTATTCTGCGGGCAAGTTCTCCCCGGCGCTCTTCAACATGGCAAGCGTGTACTTCCGCCTGCGCCAATACCCGGAATGCGTGGCGGCGTACCACCGCGCGTTGAAACTGGAGCCGGAAAATGTTTCCGGCTGGCTTTACTTGGGCGAAGCCTACAGTAAAACCGGCGACGGGGTCGGCGCCCTCCGCGCCATCGAAAAGGCCTACCAGCTCGACAAGGAAGACATAAGCATTGTCTACCAGCTTTCGGAAGCGAACATCGCTCTGAACGATTTCGAGCGCGCCGTGGCCGTAGTCCGCGAGGGCTATGCCGCGCACCCTGACGAAGTGGACTTCTTGGTGTATCTCGGCGATGTCTACCGCCTGAACAAGCAGTTCGAAGAAAGCGCAGCCGCTTACCGCGAGGCGCTGGGCGTGCGCCCTGACGACACGGCGACCATGTATAAGCTGGCGGATGTCCTTGCCGAAGACAACAAGCCGTTCATCGCGATGGATGTGCTCAACAACCTGGTGCAAATCAAGCCCGACTTTAGCGATGCGGCCATATTCCTCGGGAACCTTGCCTACGATGCGAAGTTTTACGACCGTGCCGAGGCCGCCTACGAGCTCGCTGCCAAGCAGGGCAATGCCGAATCCGTTTTCGGTTTCAAGAACATGGCCTACGACGCTCACGCCGAAAAGCGCGATGACGAGGCGCTGCGCCTGTTGAAAGTCGCACAGAAGTATTTCCCCGACGACATCACCGTTCAGGCCGATATTTTGGAATTCGAGAAAAATTAA
- a CDS encoding energy transducer TonB, which translates to MIFKYLKKLVKRFTILFAAILASAVLVFSVTMANLFLTGKVFHEKKYTKTEIAVKKVEEVEKKIEKKKPARKPNRQKSNSRSPKAGPRLAMNLGTASGTAGAAINEELVADFRGGALSTEKGDVDKKPESRTMPNFQVPAKIRDSEMDAMLRLSFCVDVNGKAYDIKVIEESPAGSGLAAAGREALGRMTFAPAEKAGKAVPFCGMEQPFEVKFRD; encoded by the coding sequence ATGATTTTCAAGTATTTAAAAAAACTTGTGAAGCGTTTCACCATCCTCTTCGCGGCTATCCTTGCGAGCGCTGTCCTCGTGTTCTCCGTGACGATGGCGAACCTGTTCTTGACGGGAAAGGTTTTCCACGAAAAGAAGTACACGAAAACCGAAATCGCCGTCAAGAAGGTCGAAGAGGTCGAGAAAAAGATAGAGAAGAAGAAACCGGCGCGCAAGCCGAATCGCCAGAAGTCCAATTCGCGTTCGCCCAAGGCGGGCCCGAGGCTCGCGATGAACCTGGGGACGGCTTCGGGAACCGCGGGGGCAGCCATCAACGAGGAACTGGTGGCCGATTTCCGCGGCGGTGCGCTCTCTACTGAAAAGGGCGATGTCGACAAGAAGCCCGAAAGCCGCACGATGCCCAATTTCCAGGTGCCGGCAAAAATCAGGGATAGCGAAATGGACGCGATGCTTCGGCTTTCGTTCTGCGTGGACGTGAATGGCAAGGCGTACGATATCAAGGTGATCGAGGAATCTCCGGCTGGTTCCGGACTTGCCGCCGCCGGCCGCGAGGCCCTTGGCCGCATGACGTTCGCTCCGGCAGAAAAGGCGGGCAAGGCGGTTCCCTTCTGCGGAATGGAACAACCGTTCGAAGTGAAGTTCAGGGACTAG
- a CDS encoding biopolymer transporter ExbD: MEFNLPKRKQKDMGIEMGPLMDIVFILLIFFVVTSSFTRETGVDVTKPQAQSASQLEKENLLIAITREGTVHINERQVDMASLQDILKQSLAKAPDREAVVIADKGAETGVLVQVIDMCNLAGVKKVSIAAQAE, encoded by the coding sequence ATGGAATTCAACTTGCCGAAGAGAAAACAGAAGGATATGGGCATCGAAATGGGCCCGCTGATGGACATCGTGTTCATCCTGCTCATCTTTTTCGTGGTGACGTCTTCGTTTACCCGCGAGACGGGCGTCGACGTGACTAAGCCGCAGGCGCAGTCCGCAAGCCAGCTCGAAAAGGAAAACCTGCTCATCGCCATCACGCGCGAGGGGACGGTGCATATCAACGAACGCCAGGTGGACATGGCCAGCCTGCAGGATATCTTGAAGCAGTCGCTTGCCAAGGCGCCCGACAGGGAAGCCGTGGTGATTGCGGACAAGGGCGCCGAAACGGGCGTACTCGTCCAGGTGATAGATATGTGCAATTTGGCGGGCGTGAAGAAGGTCTCGATTGCGGCGCAGGCGGAATGA
- a CDS encoding MotA/TolQ/ExbB proton channel family protein: MSNSFYIFVESLRNTYEAGGVVMLPILLAGVIGFYFLFSSWFRIGRDFFRKDVHRVIKRMRLDLNGGNEEYEKNGEEPSVAKALRRLRKRGGLLSRELSYAISVAQENPEGFRDYMQVRLAKTVRYMEQGNHVISVMASAAPLLGLLGTVTGMVSTFEVITLYGNQNPVLMADGISEALISTQSGLLVAFPLTLLKQRLDERVEVLRQKMELGATVIENYFVEKKA, from the coding sequence ATGTCCAACTCGTTCTACATATTTGTCGAATCCCTGAGGAACACGTACGAGGCGGGCGGCGTGGTTATGCTCCCGATCCTCCTTGCGGGTGTCATCGGATTCTACTTCCTGTTCTCCAGCTGGTTCCGCATCGGCCGCGATTTCTTCCGCAAGGATGTCCACAGGGTCATCAAGCGCATGCGCCTGGACCTGAACGGCGGAAACGAGGAATACGAGAAGAACGGCGAAGAGCCGAGCGTGGCGAAGGCTTTGAGGCGTTTGCGCAAGCGTGGCGGGCTCCTGTCCAGGGAACTCAGCTATGCGATTAGCGTTGCGCAGGAAAATCCCGAGGGTTTCCGCGACTATATGCAGGTGCGCCTCGCGAAGACGGTGCGCTACATGGAGCAGGGCAACCACGTGATTTCGGTGATGGCTTCTGCCGCCCCGCTGCTCGGGCTCCTCGGCACGGTGACGGGCATGGTCTCTACCTTCGAGGTGATTACCCTGTACGGCAACCAGAACCCGGTGCTCATGGCCGACGGCATTTCGGAAGCGTTGATTTCGACGCAGAGCGGACTCCTGGTGGCATTCCCGCTTACGCTTTTGAAACAGCGCCTGGATGAACGCGTAGAAGTTTTGCGCCAGAAGATGGAACTGGGCGCTACCGTAATCGAAAACTATTTTGTCGAGAAGAAGGCATAG
- a CDS encoding MotA/TolQ/ExbB proton channel family protein, which yields MNKNVILKNRSAVRISGRFVAVVCLLASSAFAWPWSSGEKKQSAEDQERIKDSLQLEEVRTLQREVETLTRIRLQKADSLEKLEAEHWKKRYAESQLTEEHQTETRELDGRYSKLSTDLGRVNEEVMASRNVTSEAEENAKSEESAYDALNTQVKLSIDKTLGEVTGDYPVGMNGRLLRLKEASDETEKKVPNTLGAARGYLADLLLRHELTYTQSVGREISQVGNRPDVTVERLRLGTVFLGEVATDNGEVQALLRSGALQGKVFEWNSTLPPEMAAGVKQAVKQASASVVAPADSTQDSTRVSAAASAMVDIPLDVLQNKAIKNAITDTKELTWTEEFQAFFKKGGIVMYPLALVAIFALLLCLERFLVLSYRGHLSRRFIKKLGKLVNETKYEDAANLCLKKETSLSMVLFAVLNRARETREDAERSLQEALLREQPKLDRRMGLLAAMGTIAPLLGLLGTVTGIITLFTVITEVGTNDARVLAGGISEALVTTETGLVIAIPVMILHGLLSEKIEKVTSEMYVQSMALMNKIFGKES from the coding sequence ATGAATAAGAATGTCATTCTGAAAAATCGAAGCGCTGTGAGAATTTCTGGACGTTTTGTTGCCGTTGTTTGCCTGCTTGCGTCTTCCGCATTTGCGTGGCCGTGGTCGTCGGGCGAAAAGAAGCAGTCTGCCGAAGACCAGGAACGCATCAAGGATTCCCTGCAGCTCGAAGAAGTGCGCACGTTGCAGCGCGAGGTGGAAACGCTTACCCGCATTCGCCTGCAGAAGGCGGACTCGCTCGAAAAGCTGGAAGCGGAACACTGGAAGAAGCGCTATGCAGAATCGCAGTTGACCGAGGAACACCAGACGGAAACGCGCGAACTGGACGGACGCTATTCCAAGCTTTCGACGGATTTGGGCCGCGTTAACGAAGAAGTCATGGCAAGCCGCAACGTGACTAGCGAAGCCGAAGAAAACGCGAAGAGCGAGGAGAGCGCTTACGATGCGCTGAACACGCAGGTGAAGCTTTCCATCGACAAGACGCTCGGCGAAGTTACGGGCGACTATCCCGTAGGCATGAACGGTCGCCTTCTGCGCTTGAAGGAAGCCTCCGATGAGACCGAAAAGAAGGTCCCGAATACGCTGGGCGCTGCCCGCGGTTACTTGGCTGACTTGCTGCTGCGCCACGAACTGACCTACACGCAGTCGGTCGGCCGCGAAATTTCTCAGGTGGGCAACCGCCCCGACGTGACCGTAGAACGCTTGCGTCTCGGTACGGTGTTCCTGGGCGAAGTCGCAACGGACAACGGCGAAGTGCAGGCCCTCCTGCGCTCCGGCGCCTTGCAGGGAAAGGTTTTCGAATGGAACTCTACGCTCCCTCCCGAAATGGCTGCGGGCGTGAAGCAGGCGGTGAAACAGGCTTCCGCAAGCGTTGTCGCTCCGGCTGATTCCACGCAGGATTCCACCCGCGTATCTGCGGCGGCATCCGCGATGGTCGACATCCCGCTGGATGTTTTGCAGAACAAGGCCATCAAGAACGCGATTACGGACACGAAGGAACTGACCTGGACCGAGGAATTCCAGGCGTTCTTCAAGAAGGGTGGCATCGTGATGTACCCGCTGGCCCTTGTCGCGATATTTGCATTGCTGCTTTGCTTGGAACGCTTCCTCGTGCTCTCTTACCGCGGGCACCTGAGCCGCCGCTTTATCAAGAAGCTCGGCAAGCTTGTGAATGAAACCAAGTATGAGGATGCCGCGAATCTTTGCCTCAAGAAGGAAACGAGCCTCTCGATGGTGCTGTTTGCGGTGCTGAACCGCGCCCGCGAAACGCGCGAAGATGCGGAACGCTCCCTGCAGGAAGCCCTCCTCCGCGAGCAGCCTAAACTGGATCGCCGCATGGGGCTTTTGGCTGCCATGGGTACCATCGCCCCGCTTCTCGGCCTTCTGGGTACGGTGACGGGTATCATCACGCTCTTTACCGTGATTACCGAAGTGGGCACGAACGACGCCCGCGTGCTGGCCGGCGGTATTTCCGAAGCTCTCGTCACGACGGAGACTGGCCTTGTCATCGCTATTCCCGTGATGATTTTGCATGGGCTTCTGAGCGAAAAGATTGAAAAGGTCACCAGCGAAATGTATGTGCAGAGCATGGCGCTCATGAACAAAATTTTCGGGAAGGAGTCGTAG